In Lichenihabitans psoromatis, a single window of DNA contains:
- a CDS encoding FAD-dependent oxidoreductase: MTKSARVVVVGGGAVGCSVLYHLARKGWSNVVLCERTELTAGSTWHSAGHVIEYTADPTVSRLNAYGAKLYAELERLTGQNPGYHRCGNLRLATQPDRMDEFRRYLGIADVTGVEAKLLAPGQIMEIWPMLNMQGVLGGLLNPNDGHIAPADLTQAFAVGARALGARVYRYTEVTGFTPRDGEWTVHTSTGDIACEHVVSCTGNHSMQTMRMLGLPAQAVSLKHEYIVTDPIPELVARRGKGLPELPVIRDPEEMWYMRQEGDGFLMGCYEGRGECVFTGGVPKGFGMELFADELDKLLPFLASAIGRVPLLETVGIRRIVNGPQPYTPDDLPITGPVFGLRNFWLAEGNPYGITLAGGIGWQLAEWIVEGAPSIDMSACDPQRFGDHATRNYAARKTEEAYERTYLVPKPGEELAACRPLKVTPLHDLLVARGAVLGEVYGWERANWYAPEGVEPIEAYSYRTPAYTRFVGEEFAAALSAVVAADLSQSAKFRLSGEGACSAARELFRLAAPAVGRRTRAFLVAGEGSLAGEFDLFREADGSFILSAEPEAERAGLNALQRRLARHPGVRLDNLTGREGCLLVSGPHIDEALARLSRLDVVDMAAEDMGDAGFPVGTGRTITVGYAPVRAIRTDAWGPKAFELHCPSEFLRHVFLQVEGACKGLRLIGARTLEALRMSQAVPAWGRELGPLVRWSDRGFVDEAGRMLAWLTVSGTPASVPLGSEPLRDTAGSLVGATTSGGLDHATGRPAAFAYVDAAASTPGTRLSIKLLDEAFDAVVEKIVRPASDPRRPRLETPLT; the protein is encoded by the coding sequence ATGACAAAGAGCGCGAGAGTTGTCGTTGTCGGAGGTGGCGCTGTCGGTTGTAGCGTTCTGTATCATCTCGCCCGAAAGGGTTGGTCGAACGTCGTTCTCTGCGAACGCACGGAACTCACCGCGGGATCTACTTGGCATTCGGCCGGGCACGTCATCGAATACACGGCGGATCCGACCGTCAGCCGCCTCAATGCCTATGGGGCCAAGCTTTATGCCGAGCTGGAGCGATTGACTGGCCAGAATCCGGGCTACCACCGATGCGGCAATTTGCGGCTCGCGACGCAGCCCGATCGCATGGACGAGTTCCGCAGGTATCTGGGGATCGCAGACGTGACGGGCGTCGAGGCCAAGCTGCTCGCCCCAGGCCAGATCATGGAGATCTGGCCGATGTTGAACATGCAGGGCGTCCTCGGCGGTTTGCTCAATCCCAACGACGGTCACATCGCCCCCGCGGACCTGACGCAAGCGTTCGCGGTCGGCGCGCGCGCGCTCGGGGCGCGGGTCTACCGCTACACTGAGGTCACCGGCTTCACGCCGCGCGACGGCGAATGGACCGTCCATACCTCGACGGGCGACATAGCGTGCGAACATGTCGTGAGCTGCACCGGCAATCACAGCATGCAAACGATGCGGATGCTCGGCTTGCCGGCTCAGGCGGTGAGCCTCAAGCACGAGTACATCGTCACGGACCCCATCCCCGAACTGGTCGCGCGGCGCGGGAAGGGCCTTCCCGAACTCCCGGTCATTCGCGACCCGGAGGAGATGTGGTACATGCGCCAGGAAGGCGACGGCTTCCTGATGGGCTGCTACGAGGGGCGCGGGGAGTGTGTCTTCACCGGCGGCGTGCCGAAAGGCTTCGGCATGGAGCTCTTCGCGGACGAGCTCGACAAGCTGCTTCCCTTCCTGGCGAGCGCGATCGGCCGGGTTCCGCTCCTGGAAACGGTCGGCATCCGCAGGATCGTGAACGGCCCCCAGCCCTACACGCCGGACGACCTACCCATCACGGGCCCCGTCTTCGGCTTAAGGAATTTCTGGCTGGCCGAGGGCAATCCGTACGGGATTACGCTTGCGGGCGGCATCGGTTGGCAACTGGCCGAATGGATCGTCGAGGGTGCACCCTCGATCGACATGAGCGCATGCGACCCGCAGCGCTTCGGGGATCACGCGACGCGGAACTACGCGGCCAGGAAGACCGAGGAGGCCTATGAGCGAACCTACCTCGTCCCGAAGCCCGGCGAGGAACTGGCCGCCTGCCGCCCGCTCAAGGTCACTCCCCTGCACGACCTCCTCGTCGCGCGGGGGGCGGTCCTCGGCGAGGTCTACGGCTGGGAGCGCGCCAACTGGTACGCGCCGGAAGGCGTCGAGCCGATCGAGGCTTACTCATACCGAACGCCGGCCTACACCCGCTTCGTCGGCGAGGAGTTCGCCGCCGCACTTTCGGCCGTCGTCGCGGCCGACCTCAGCCAAAGTGCAAAGTTCCGTCTGTCGGGCGAGGGCGCCTGTTCGGCCGCGCGGGAGCTGTTCAGGCTGGCCGCGCCTGCCGTCGGCCGCAGGACGCGGGCCTTCCTCGTCGCCGGCGAAGGGTCCCTGGCAGGCGAGTTCGACCTGTTCCGGGAAGCGGATGGGAGCTTCATTCTTTCGGCGGAACCCGAAGCCGAGCGTGCCGGCCTGAACGCCCTGCAGCGACGACTCGCGCGGCATCCCGGCGTGCGGCTCGATAACCTCACGGGACGCGAAGGATGCCTCCTCGTGTCCGGTCCCCACATCGACGAGGCGCTCGCCCGCCTTTCGCGCCTCGATGTCGTCGACATGGCCGCCGAGGACATGGGCGACGCTGGTTTCCCCGTCGGCACGGGACGGACGATCACCGTCGGCTACGCGCCGGTCCGGGCGATCCGCACCGATGCGTGGGGTCCGAAGGCCTTCGAGCTCCACTGCCCCTCCGAATTCCTACGGCACGTCTTCCTGCAGGTCGAAGGAGCTTGCAAGGGCCTCCGATTGATCGGCGCCCGAACGCTGGAGGCGCTCCGGATGTCGCAGGCGGTCCCCGCCTGGGGTCGCGAGCTCGGGCCGCTGGTCAGGTGGAGCGATCGAGGCTTCGTCGATGAAGCCGGCCGGATGCTGGCGTGGCTGACCGTTTCGGGGACCCCCGCCTCGGTTCCGCTCGGGAGCGAGCCGCTCCGCGACACGGCCGGCAGCCTTGTTGGCGCCACGACCTCGGGCGGGCTGGATCACGCAACCGGCCGGCCCGCCGCCTTCGCCTACGTCGATGCCGCGGCGAGCACGCCGGGCACCCGCCTCAGCATCAAGCTCCTGGACGAGGCCTTCGACGCGGTCGTCGAGAAGATCGTCCGGCCCGCTTCCGATCCAAGACGCCCACGCCTGGAAACCCCACTGACATGA
- a CDS encoding aldehyde dehydrogenase family protein, with translation MSIDVTVKPYWQNFIGGQWTDASDGGRITILNPATAEPLAEVAKATAKDVDRAVAAARGCVSSRALSGMRPRIRGQLLVKMGRKLRARKEEISELLTLDCGKRISEARAEVEGSARYLEFYGGLAPAIEGRYIPLGDGYVDYVVPVPYGVTAHIIPWNYPCGMIARSLAPALAAGNAAVIKTSELDPLSGYIFAELAAGAGLPDGAVNILCGTGSEAGAALAAHDDIDQIVFTGSVATGQSIMRAAVNRIVPCVLELGGKSAGIVFPDADLDNVVNNVVTGIFENSGQVCDSMSRLIVHKDINDELLDRLKARVGALSIGPGIDDHDITPLISEKQLDRVAAYAELGREEGARAVCGGHKDGRGPGFFMAPTVFADVTPEMRINHEEIFGPVLTTLQFTTAQEAVSIANGTDFGLAAGIFTADLDRALWCSERLEAGQVHVNEWGVGGPETPFGGFKSSGIGREKGLEAMSSYYQSKNVGMRRLNQPS, from the coding sequence ATGAGCATCGACGTGACCGTGAAACCCTACTGGCAAAACTTCATCGGCGGCCAATGGACGGATGCCTCCGATGGCGGCCGGATCACCATCCTGAACCCCGCGACCGCCGAGCCTCTGGCAGAGGTCGCAAAGGCGACCGCCAAGGATGTCGATCGCGCGGTGGCCGCCGCCCGAGGCTGCGTCTCCTCGCGCGCCCTCTCAGGCATGCGGCCCCGCATCCGGGGACAGCTACTGGTCAAGATGGGACGCAAGCTCCGCGCCCGGAAGGAGGAAATCAGCGAATTGCTGACGCTGGACTGCGGCAAGCGGATCTCGGAGGCCCGCGCGGAGGTGGAGGGTTCGGCCCGCTACCTCGAGTTCTACGGTGGCCTGGCGCCTGCGATCGAGGGTCGATACATCCCCTTGGGCGATGGATACGTGGACTATGTAGTGCCGGTCCCCTACGGCGTCACCGCGCACATCATTCCGTGGAACTACCCGTGCGGGATGATCGCCAGGTCGTTGGCGCCAGCGCTGGCCGCGGGCAATGCGGCGGTCATTAAGACCTCCGAGCTCGATCCGCTAAGCGGTTACATCTTCGCGGAGCTGGCTGCCGGGGCGGGCCTGCCCGACGGGGCGGTGAACATCCTCTGCGGCACGGGGAGCGAAGCGGGCGCGGCGCTCGCGGCTCACGACGACATCGACCAGATCGTCTTCACGGGATCGGTCGCGACCGGACAGTCGATCATGCGGGCAGCGGTCAACAGGATCGTGCCTTGCGTGCTCGAGCTCGGCGGCAAGTCGGCGGGCATCGTCTTCCCCGATGCCGACCTCGACAACGTCGTGAACAACGTCGTTACGGGCATCTTCGAGAATTCGGGACAGGTCTGCGATTCGATGTCTCGATTGATCGTGCACAAAGACATCAATGACGAGTTGCTGGACCGCTTGAAGGCGCGGGTCGGCGCGCTCTCGATCGGTCCTGGCATTGACGACCACGATATCACGCCCCTGATCTCCGAGAAGCAGCTCGACCGGGTGGCCGCCTATGCGGAGCTTGGCCGCGAAGAGGGAGCGCGCGCCGTGTGCGGCGGCCACAAGGATGGCCGCGGACCCGGCTTCTTCATGGCGCCGACCGTATTCGCGGACGTGACCCCGGAGATGCGCATCAACCACGAGGAGATCTTCGGACCCGTGCTGACGACGTTGCAGTTCACGACGGCCCAAGAAGCCGTCTCGATCGCGAACGGCACGGACTTCGGCCTCGCGGCGGGAATTTTCACGGCTGACCTCGACCGCGCGCTCTGGTGCAGCGAAAGACTCGAAGCGGGCCAGGTGCACGTCAACGAGTGGGGAGTCGGCGGGCCGGAGACGCCCTTCGGCGGCTTCAAGTCGTCCGGCATCGGGCGCGAGAAGGGGTTGGAGGCCATGTCCTCCTACTACCAGTCGAAGAATGTCGGCATGCGCCGGCTGAACCAGCCCTCCTGA
- a CDS encoding aspartate aminotransferase family protein: MTATTSIHWSDRARAVLPGGGFGNFDPGVFIREGRGSRVWDEDGREYVDYLIGSGPMLLGHGHPEVLDAIVAQLPRGQTFFANNVLGVELAEEICRSVECAEQVRFLTSGGEADMYAIRLARAFTGRDKILKFEGGYHGMSAEAQMSLAPAVLANFPTAVPDSAGIPESTRSEVFVAPYNDLAFLSGFLDEHGSGIAAIVVEPLQRIIPQEPGFLHAVRMLCDRFGILLVFDEIVTGFRLAYGGAQEEYGVTPDICTLGKIIGGGFPLAAVAGRRPVMDHFDKGSVGADRWLMMLGTLSGNPVAAAAGLKTMEILRRQGTYETLKRHGTRIQGMLRDHLNAAGVAHEIVGHPALFDVVFTETKVRNYRDVLAGDARKSATFNKVMRNEGILKSPSKFYPSLVLTEDDFERTEHAIRSAARAIASSN, encoded by the coding sequence ATGACCGCGACAACGTCGATCCACTGGTCGGACCGCGCGCGCGCCGTGCTGCCGGGCGGTGGCTTCGGCAACTTCGATCCTGGCGTCTTCATCCGCGAGGGGCGCGGAAGCCGCGTCTGGGACGAGGACGGGCGCGAATACGTCGACTACCTCATCGGCTCGGGCCCGATGCTGCTCGGCCACGGGCATCCGGAAGTCCTCGACGCCATCGTCGCCCAACTGCCGCGGGGACAGACCTTCTTCGCCAACAACGTGCTCGGCGTCGAATTGGCGGAAGAGATCTGCCGATCGGTCGAATGCGCCGAGCAGGTCCGCTTCCTGACGTCGGGCGGCGAGGCGGACATGTACGCCATCAGGCTCGCCCGCGCCTTCACCGGCCGGGACAAGATCCTGAAGTTCGAGGGCGGCTATCACGGCATGTCCGCCGAAGCGCAGATGAGCCTTGCCCCCGCCGTGCTGGCGAATTTTCCAACGGCGGTCCCGGACAGCGCGGGCATCCCCGAGTCGACCCGCTCGGAGGTCTTCGTCGCCCCCTACAACGATCTCGCCTTCCTGTCCGGCTTCCTCGACGAGCACGGAAGCGGCATCGCGGCGATCGTCGTCGAGCCCCTGCAGAGGATCATCCCTCAGGAGCCGGGGTTCCTGCATGCCGTCCGGATGCTGTGCGACCGCTTCGGCATCCTCCTCGTGTTCGACGAGATCGTGACGGGCTTCCGCTTGGCCTACGGAGGCGCGCAGGAGGAATACGGGGTCACGCCCGACATCTGCACGCTCGGCAAGATCATCGGCGGCGGCTTCCCGCTCGCCGCCGTCGCCGGCCGAAGGCCCGTCATGGACCATTTCGACAAGGGCAGCGTCGGCGCCGACCGCTGGCTGATGATGCTAGGCACCTTGTCGGGCAATCCCGTGGCCGCAGCCGCGGGCCTGAAGACGATGGAGATCCTGCGCAGGCAGGGCACCTACGAGACCTTGAAGAGGCATGGGACCCGGATCCAGGGCATGCTTCGCGATCACCTGAACGCGGCGGGCGTGGCGCACGAGATCGTCGGCCACCCCGCGTTGTTCGACGTCGTTTTCACGGAAACGAAGGTGCGGAACTACCGCGACGTCCTGGCAGGCGACGCGAGGAAAAGCGCGACCTTCAACAAGGTCATGCGCAACGAGGGGATCCTCAAGTCCCCGAGCAAATTTTATCCCAGCCTCGTCCTGACCGAGGACGACTTCGAGCGGACCGAACACGCCATCCGATCGGCTGCAAGGGCCATCGCCTCTTCGAACTAG